The Hordeum vulgare subsp. vulgare chromosome 4H, MorexV3_pseudomolecules_assembly, whole genome shotgun sequence genomic interval aggagggaggggaggggccttgccttgaggctcaaggatccccaaggggttcggccgaaaggggggaggaggagtcctcctccagtcctagtccaactaggattggaagctggagtccttctctctttcccacttcccctctttttttttctatttgatTTTTTCTTATCCTGcgtaggggccttcttgggcttgcccaccagcccactaacggctggtacggcacccctaaggcctatgggcttccccggggtaggctcccccccccccccccggtgaacatccggaacccatccgtcacccccgatacattcccggtaattccgaaaactttcctgtaatcaaatgaggtcatcctatatatcaatcttcgtctccggaccattccggaaaccctcgtgatgtccgtgatctcatcggggactccgaacaacattcggtaaccaaccatataactcaaatacgcataaaacaacgccgaaccataagtgtgcagaccccgcgggttcgagaactatgtagacatgacccgagggattcctcggtcaatatccaatagcgggacctggatgcccatattggatcctacatattctacgaacatcttatcgtttgaacctcagtgccaaggattcatataatcccgtatgtcattccctttgtccttcggtatgttacttgcccgagattcgatcatcagtatccgcatacctatttcaatctcgttttaccggcaagtctctttactcgttccgtaatacaagatcccgtgacttacactaagtcacattgcttgcaaggcttgtctgtgatgttgtattaccgagtgggccccgagatacctctccgtcacacggagtgacaaatcccagtcttgatccatactaactcaacggacacctttggagatatctgtagagcatctttatagtcacccaattacgttgcgatgattgatacacacaaagcattcctccgatgtcagtgagttatatgatctcatggtcataggaataaatacttgacacgcagaaaacagtagcaacaaaattacacgatcaacatgctatgtctattagtttgggtctagtccatcacatgattcacctaatgatgtgatccagttatcaagcaacaagaccttgtacatagtcagaacaccctgactatccttgatcaactagctaaccaactagaggcttgctagggacagtgttttgtctatgtatccacacatgtatctaagtcttcattcaatacaattatagtatgtataataaacgattatcttgatacaggaattataataataacttatttatcattgcctctagggcataattccaacacaaaacCCAACAAAAATACGTGTGGGGAGCGCTGCGAAGCGGTCTCGTGGACCCCATTTAATCCTTGTTTGTAGCACGTCCGGGACTAAAAgatgaggcctttagtcccgaaggCTTTAGTCCCAACTGCACAACCGAGACTAAAAGGTGAGGCCTTTAGCCCCGTAGGTTTAATCCAGGCTTCACAACCGAAACTAAAGACCCTCTAGAATCGGGACTCAagccccgttttccactagtgctacATTGCAAAGAGGCCCTCAACTCGATTCATCAATGATGAGTAGGTTTTAGTGACTGAGATTTAACCAAGTTTCGTTCAAATGACAAAATataaaactaaaaattaaataaaaaattcTACAGATCTCCATGCAAAATCAAAGACATATGCATCAACTGAGATATATTGAAACCTCACTCAACTGATACGTAGCAGAACTGTGAAAAAAACCCGGTAACAATGGTTGTTGTGtccaatctatacctaataataaatcggctattgcttccgtcagaaaacccaccacgacatttttataaaaaaagcccctgtaatttttttattcaacccgcgctccatcatttatctgcaacgtaaaaggaaaaaacgattcgctgcaaaaattatacccgtacgcatcgcctcctcccgtcgaccctgggccaccctggcctgtgcccaggccgccgccacaccactcgccgccgcggccgacctcaaccgccaccgctgccgatctcaacccacctgcCTCCGCggatgtacctctccccgctcactgcctccgttgcggcgctcgagcgcatcgcgtcgaccctggtccaccctggccagtgcccaggccgctgccacaccactcgccgctgtGGCCGATCTCAACCACCActcctgtcgatctcaacccacccgcctccgcggtcgtacctctgcccgcttgttgcccccgtttcggcgctcgagcagagcttctggatcaaatcaacgcgacagctacaccaacttgggatgatgcgtctgctcgatgcagaacggcggcggcgcgtggataaggcgcggcggagcgaggtacttgcaggtggagacgGGCcttcatggctcacacggggaactccgaggttatggtgcggcaacgacgactccttatggccagatagaggcgcctaacccttgctcccctgatcgtatcccctcctctggcaggaactcatcatctggtgagatcccctccccatgcctccaaccgtgtgccaagcactggcaagaaattttgttttgtgagaatttgtttgctgatgaatgaatgtattgaatgtaagattgcattgttgtagagagagagagaatggaacaccaccttcagtttgtcatctgatcccacattctctaccccatgagtgaaataagataacagttcattgatcaattcacgtagcctctttgttttgctttgcttgtcccgctcaatttctcatcatgatggaattaaaatggacgggttgatttttaaataaaataggataggactgactacattaggtagttagcttattattttaataaatcaaaatgattataaaaaataaaagtatgtggtatttttttttcttctgttgcaacgggccttttgctagtaataatataCCAATCGAAATTGAGTTGCGAACCTTCTTCTAATCATGCCACACAATCATCTGAAACCAATGATGgcatcccagaaaaaaaatcctatCAGCATGACACGAGCCCTCACTCGGATGGAAGTGGAGCAACGCCTAGTTCCTGTCCCAATGTCCCACGGAGAACCGCATTTCCCATTTACGGTAGCACGTAATCATCATCGTCagaaagagagaaagaaagaaatacaTATCTCAGAGATGGCTGGTTCCGGGAAACGTCCAACGCCAAGGGGAAACGGCAAAACGACCAAGGCTGTCCCTTCCCTTTGCAGCACCCCCACGGCGACGTACAACGGCCGGCAATCATTCCGCGAGTCCATCCCAAGCTTCGGGCGCATATGGAATGGCCGGTGGACAAGTCCAATCGAACCCGACAATTCTCACAACTTCTGTTGGCCCATGCACGCACGCGACTGAGATAAGTAGAAGATGTTGCTGAGCGTGCGTGCGTGGGACACTGTGGCGTGTCTCACTTCTCTGACATGAACAGAGCATACtggaatctcagtgacagaatacATGTCTCACCACTGTATACCTGTTGTATATGCTGTACGTGTTGTCACCGACCCACAAGTCAATAAACCCTCTAGTCTAGTGTGTGTATACAATAAGATAGGCTGTATATAATACACATGGATCTCACAGTCCCAGCTCTTCGTTACAGATGCTCATCACTCTGTGACACAATCACTAATTGGCTACTGCTAACtaatactagtactagtactaaaaTATGTGTATATGCATGTTACATCCCTGGCAAGAAGCAGAACAAACCAAGAGAGAAATATGTCCACACGGTTGATGGACACAAAACTAGTCGGATACTCAGATGTTCCTCTCCGGTTGACTGCTTGCGGCGCAGATCATGTCCTCCGAAGCTTGCCAGAGCCGCGCGGCCTCGCGGCGGCTTGCGGCGGCCGGCGACGGCAGAGCCTCGTTGCAGTCGGCCAAGTAGCGGCCGGACACGCCGGCCATCCTCGGGTGCACCGCCGCGTAGCACGTGGTCGCCGCAGCCTGCACGTACGGGGCACAACGTCAGCAAGCAGAAGCAGAGGCACAGAACAAACAGAGCTCGGTGACAGAGACATGGAGCAGTTGATTAATGATCGTCACCTGTGGGATGGTCTTGAGCAGCTTGGAGAGGAGGACGAAGGCGAGATCTGTGATGAGGCCCTCTCTGTCGCGGTTGAGCCGGGTCCTGACGATGCCGGGGTGCACGCAGTTCACCGTCACGTCCGCGCCCATCTCCCGGAGGCGGGCGGCGAGCTCCTTGGTGTGCAGCACATTGGCAAGCTTGGACACCGCGTAGGCCTGCGTCGCGTCGTAGGGTCTGTACGTGCACACGCACATGCCAAGGTTAATTACAAAGCAACGGCGACTAAAGAACGGCCATCGTGTTAGGTGAAGGAAAGATGCGATGCGATGCGATGCTTACATCTTGCGGCGGGTGACGAGCTGGAGGTAGTCGGCCCAGTCGCCGGAGAACCAGCCGTGCACGCTCGACGACACGTTCACGATGCGGCCCTGAACGCCGGTGGCCGCCGCCGTCTCCGCCATCCTCGCCAGCAGCAGCTTCGTCAGCAGGAAATGGCCGAGGTAGTTGGTGGCGAAGGTCATCTCGAAGCCGTCCTCTGACAGCGCGAGCTGGCCGTGCGAGAACTTGCCGGCGTTGTTgatgaggaggtggaggggcaggCCGAGGGAGAGGAAGCGGCGGGCGAAGTCCCGGACGGAGGCCAGCGAGCTGAGGTCCAGGTGCAGCACGAGGACGTCGGCGCTGGGGCACTCGCCGAGGATGCGCGCGCGCATATCCTCGGCCGCCTTGACGCTCCGCGCCGGGATGACCACCCTGGCACCCCGCTTCGCCAGCACCCGCGCCGTCTCCGCCCCGATGCCCGACGTCGCGCCGGTAATGATGGCGGTGAGGGAGCCGAGGTCAGGGCAGGCCGCCGTGACCTCCTCGGCGGTGGACTTGGAGCCGAACCCGCTGGCGCCCGGGGAGCCCAGCAGGTACCTGGCTGCCTGCAGCATCTTCGGTCTCCACTCTCCACCGCGTCCGCGCCGCACGTCTATCTTGTTGATCGACGCACTGCGCGGCCGCGGAGCTCGCTCGCAAGGCGATGTGGAGGAGTTGAGAAAGTTATGGCGCCGTCCTCCATTTATATAAAGCTCGGGGACCTTGGTCTCGGGCAGGCCCAAGTACGCTGTGGGCTAATTTAATTTTTCTCCCCGGCCTCGTTGATGGCATTGACCGTGCGAGTTAAGGGGCGAGCCATCTCGGTC includes:
- the LOC123447461 gene encoding short-chain dehydrogenase TIC 32 B, chloroplastic-like; this translates as MLQAARYLLGSPGASGFGSKSTAEEVTAACPDLGSLTAIITGATSGIGAETARVLAKRGARVVIPARSVKAAEDMRARILGECPSADVLVLHLDLSSLASVRDFARRFLSLGLPLHLLINNAGKFSHGQLALSEDGFEMTFATNYLGHFLLTKLLLARMAETAAATGVQGRIVNVSSSVHGWFSGDWADYLQLVTRRKIPYDATQAYAVSKLANVLHTKELAARLREMGADVTVNCVHPGIVRTRLNRDREGLITDLAFVLLSKLLKTIPQAAATTCYAAVHPRMAGVSGRYLADCNEALPSPAAASRREAARLWQASEDMICAASSQPERNI